In Nocardia asteroides, the following proteins share a genomic window:
- a CDS encoding MFS transporter, with translation MAILTSERPTAVSGTGTRAWLGVSAAMVAIAWGGNEFTPLLVMYKNHGLPLTAVDLLLFYYVLGIVPALLIGGPLSDRFGRRPLMLPAPLIAAAGSLLLAAGAASVPMLAAGRMLCGVALGLAMAVGGSWLKELSQPPYAAAAAGVGARRSAMSLTAGFALGAGVAGVLAQWGPLPDSTAYLVNAALCVATSVWLARSPETVPRDRAPSRLRDDLKIPAAGHRRFLRVAVPIALWLFTANATAYAVLPTLMLPRVQQAPIAFSALVTMVTLGCGFTIQSVARKIDRPGTARAGVVALVLLTIGMVLAAWTAATLSIWVTLLTAVVLGSGYGIGLVAGLQQIERIAGPGDLAGLNAVFYSVSYLGFGVPALLSSLHGGFGFGYPAMYVVVALVAAACLALVAANYREPVRS, from the coding sequence ATGGCGATTCTCACCAGCGAGCGGCCCACCGCTGTCTCCGGCACCGGTACCCGCGCCTGGCTGGGCGTTTCCGCCGCCATGGTCGCGATCGCCTGGGGCGGTAACGAGTTCACCCCGCTGCTGGTGATGTACAAGAATCACGGCCTGCCGCTCACCGCGGTCGACCTGCTGCTGTTCTACTACGTCCTCGGCATCGTGCCCGCGCTGCTGATCGGCGGCCCGCTGTCGGACCGGTTCGGCCGCCGCCCGCTGATGCTGCCCGCGCCGCTCATCGCGGCCGCCGGGTCGCTGCTGCTGGCCGCGGGCGCGGCCTCGGTGCCGATGCTGGCCGCGGGCCGGATGCTGTGCGGTGTCGCGCTCGGGCTGGCCATGGCGGTCGGCGGCAGCTGGCTCAAGGAGCTGTCCCAGCCGCCGTACGCCGCGGCCGCCGCGGGTGTCGGCGCGCGCCGCTCGGCCATGAGCCTGACCGCGGGCTTCGCGCTCGGCGCCGGTGTGGCCGGGGTGCTGGCGCAGTGGGGACCGCTGCCCGATTCCACCGCCTATCTCGTGAACGCGGCACTGTGCGTGGCGACCTCGGTCTGGCTGGCGCGATCACCGGAGACGGTGCCGCGCGACCGCGCCCCAAGCCGGCTGCGCGACGACCTGAAGATCCCCGCCGCGGGCCATCGCCGGTTCCTGCGCGTGGCGGTGCCGATCGCGCTGTGGCTGTTCACCGCCAACGCCACCGCCTACGCGGTGCTGCCGACGCTGATGCTGCCGCGCGTGCAGCAGGCCCCGATCGCCTTCTCCGCGCTGGTCACCATGGTGACGCTGGGCTGCGGCTTCACCATCCAGTCGGTGGCCCGCAAGATCGACCGCCCCGGCACCGCCCGCGCCGGTGTGGTCGCGCTGGTGCTGCTCACGATCGGCATGGTGCTGGCGGCCTGGACCGCGGCCACCCTGAGCATCTGGGTGACGCTGCTGACCGCCGTCGTCCTCGGCAGCGGCTACGGCATCGGCCTGGTGGCCGGGCTGCAGCAGATCGAGCGAATCGCCGGCCCCGGCGACCTGGCCGGGCTCAACGCGGTCTTCTACTCGGTGAGCTACCTGGGATTCGGCGTGCCCGCCCTGCTGTCGAGCCTGCACGGCGGCTTCGGTTTCGGGTATCCGGCGATGTACGTCGTCGTCGCGCTCGTCGCCGCGGCCTGCCTCGCGCTGGTCGCGGCCAACTATCGCGAACCGGTGCGCTCGTGA
- a CDS encoding DUF72 domain-containing protein, which translates to MRELRVGCAMWTHPQWQQRMPAPGERLRAYAAHCGAVEGNTTFYATPSASTVESWARQTAPDFRFVLKPPRAVTHERRLVDAGGDLAAFLDVMAPLGPRVHALWIQLPASFGPGDLGALARFQRELPGGLRCAVEVRHPAFFTEERTAVQLERVLGRIGAEWVPFDTTVLFDGPPGDPSEYEARAKKPRVPRRMRALTEYPIVRYHGRADTDRTVAGWQPWVETVADWLREGRSPTVFVHTPDNAAARDLARRFHDAVAAAVPGLPPQPTPEPDEPMTLF; encoded by the coding sequence GTGCGTGAGCTGCGGGTCGGGTGTGCGATGTGGACGCACCCGCAGTGGCAGCAGCGGATGCCCGCGCCGGGGGAGCGGCTGCGCGCCTACGCCGCGCACTGCGGTGCCGTCGAGGGCAACACCACCTTCTACGCGACGCCGTCGGCCTCGACCGTGGAGTCCTGGGCGCGGCAGACCGCGCCGGATTTCCGGTTCGTGCTGAAGCCGCCGCGCGCGGTCACCCATGAGCGCAGGCTGGTCGACGCGGGCGGTGACCTGGCGGCGTTCCTCGACGTGATGGCGCCACTCGGTCCGCGGGTACACGCGCTGTGGATACAGCTGCCCGCCTCGTTCGGGCCGGGCGATCTGGGCGCGCTGGCGCGGTTCCAGCGCGAGCTGCCCGGTGGGCTGCGCTGCGCGGTGGAGGTGCGGCATCCGGCGTTCTTCACCGAGGAGCGGACCGCGGTGCAGCTCGAGCGAGTGCTCGGCCGGATCGGCGCGGAGTGGGTGCCCTTCGACACGACCGTCCTGTTCGACGGACCGCCCGGCGATCCCTCCGAGTACGAGGCGCGGGCCAAGAAGCCCCGGGTGCCGCGCCGCATGCGCGCGCTGACCGAGTACCCCATCGTGCGCTACCACGGTCGCGCCGACACCGACCGCACCGTCGCGGGCTGGCAGCCGTGGGTCGAGACGGTCGCGGACTGGCTGCGCGAGGGCCGCTCGCCGACGGTGTTCGTGCACACCCCCGACAATGCCGCCGCCCGCGACCTGGCCCGCCGCTTCCACGACGCCGTCGCCGCCGCGGTACCCGGCCTGCCACCGCAGCCGACGCCCGAGCCCGACGAACCGATGACCCTGTTCTGA
- a CDS encoding Rv3235 family protein → MSLAVRGACARNAPRSSPTAQGFAEKAVRLVLEVADRRRPVDQLRAVAEPMVLAAIRTMLTQNLVPGSGLGSATLTRVRVTPDDAGAAEVFACYQRGPRTLALAGRVEFAKDRWRLVALRLF, encoded by the coding sequence GTGAGTCTGGCGGTGCGGGGCGCCTGCGCGCGCAACGCGCCCCGGTCCTCGCCCACCGCACAGGGATTCGCCGAGAAGGCGGTGCGGCTGGTGCTCGAGGTAGCCGATCGACGCCGACCGGTCGATCAGCTGCGGGCCGTGGCCGAGCCCATGGTGCTGGCCGCGATCCGGACGATGCTCACCCAGAACCTGGTGCCCGGTAGCGGACTCGGATCCGCCACGCTCACCCGCGTCCGGGTCACGCCCGACGACGCGGGCGCCGCCGAGGTTTTCGCCTGCTACCAGCGCGGACCGCGCACACTGGCGCTGGCGGGACGCGTCGAATTCGCCAAAGACCGCTGGCGGCTGGTGGCGCTGCGGCTGTTCTGA
- a CDS encoding DUF4254 domain-containing protein, producing the protein MMQAVCGFTGDTDPVLRAAHELAALHERREQLVPGDTSEIDWERARLVCEIDRWVVIRSPRPATTAPMHTESIGAVVDRMAHFAALTYRALACGAESQLRAAQTRLHELACGYDDLAVEVANGARRLPDGPDGDAPESGGAQPSRNRPRTE; encoded by the coding sequence ATGATGCAGGCGGTCTGCGGATTCACCGGCGACACCGATCCCGTCCTGCGGGCCGCGCACGAACTGGCCGCGCTGCACGAACGACGCGAACAGCTGGTCCCCGGCGACACCAGCGAGATCGATTGGGAGCGGGCACGTCTGGTCTGCGAGATCGACCGGTGGGTGGTCATCCGCTCCCCCAGACCCGCCACGACGGCGCCGATGCACACCGAGAGCATCGGCGCCGTCGTCGATCGGATGGCCCATTTCGCCGCCCTCACCTACCGCGCTCTCGCCTGTGGCGCCGAATCCCAGCTGCGCGCCGCGCAGACCCGGCTGCACGAACTGGCCTGCGGCTACGACGATCTCGCTGTCGAGGTGGCCAACGGCGCCCGCCGACTACCCGACGGCCCCGACGGCGACGCACCGGAAAGCGGTGGCGCGCAACCAAGCCGGAACCGCCCGCGCACCGAATAA
- a CDS encoding acyl-CoA dehydrogenase family protein, which produces MAANRSTWMNEDLDALRDLARAFMAKELAPNIDKYREQHHVDRDLWNKAGEVGLLCLSIPEEYGGGGGTFAHEAVLMEEQARVVDTSWGVSLHNGIVAHYLLAYGTEEQKKQWLPKMASGEVVGAIAMTEPGTGSDLQAVKAKAIRDGDEYVINGSKTFITNGAQADLIILVAKTDPTQGAAGVSLVLVEADRAGFRRGRVLDKIGQKGQDTSELFFEDVRVPVTNLLGTQEGQGFVQLMQQLPQERLIVAHGAVAGMEVALEHTLRYTKEREAFGRPVFGFQNTKFKLAEVATEARIARVFIDDCVEKHLRGELDIPTVAMAKWWCTDRAMQVADTCLQLFGGYGYMNEYPIARMWVDNRVQLIYAGTNEIMKEIIARSL; this is translated from the coding sequence ATGGCCGCCAACCGGTCCACCTGGATGAACGAGGACTTGGACGCCCTGCGCGACCTCGCCCGCGCCTTCATGGCCAAGGAACTGGCACCCAACATCGACAAGTACCGCGAGCAGCACCACGTGGACCGCGACCTGTGGAACAAGGCGGGCGAGGTGGGCCTGCTCTGCCTGTCCATCCCGGAGGAGTACGGCGGCGGTGGCGGCACCTTCGCCCACGAGGCCGTGCTCATGGAGGAACAGGCCCGCGTGGTCGACACCTCGTGGGGCGTCAGCCTGCACAACGGCATCGTCGCCCACTACCTGCTCGCCTACGGCACCGAGGAGCAGAAGAAGCAGTGGCTGCCGAAGATGGCCAGCGGTGAGGTCGTCGGCGCCATCGCCATGACCGAGCCCGGCACCGGCTCGGATCTGCAGGCCGTCAAGGCCAAGGCCATCCGCGACGGCGACGAGTACGTCATCAACGGGTCCAAGACCTTCATCACCAACGGCGCGCAGGCCGACCTGATCATCCTGGTCGCCAAGACCGACCCGACCCAGGGCGCCGCGGGCGTCTCGCTGGTGCTGGTCGAGGCCGATCGCGCCGGTTTCCGGCGCGGCCGGGTCCTGGACAAGATCGGACAGAAGGGCCAGGACACCTCCGAGCTGTTCTTCGAGGACGTGCGCGTCCCGGTGACCAACCTGCTCGGCACCCAGGAGGGCCAGGGCTTCGTCCAGCTGATGCAGCAGCTGCCCCAGGAGCGCCTGATCGTGGCGCACGGCGCGGTCGCGGGCATGGAGGTCGCGCTCGAGCACACCCTGCGCTACACCAAGGAGCGCGAGGCGTTCGGCCGTCCGGTGTTCGGTTTCCAGAACACCAAGTTCAAGCTGGCCGAGGTGGCCACCGAGGCCCGCATCGCGCGTGTGTTCATCGACGACTGCGTCGAGAAGCACCTGCGCGGCGAGCTCGACATCCCCACCGTCGCCATGGCGAAGTGGTGGTGCACCGATCGCGCCATGCAGGTCGCCGACACCTGTCTGCAGCTGTTCGGTGGCTACGGCTACATGAACGAGTACCCGATCGCGCGGATGTGGGTCGACAACCGCGTCCAGCTGATCTACGCGGGCACCAACGAGATCATGAAGGAGATCATCGCGCGGAGCCTGTGA
- a CDS encoding AIM24 family protein, with product MTVLAPGENRPAPGDPLTVTVASSASVDVSALLLNSAGTVRSDADFVFFNQPTGPGVVYRHGNGGPDVVQVQTSALPADIDRVVVTASLDGRGPATFAGVGQLTATIGSASGTLSFPISGLTTESGVVCVEIYRRGDAWKVRAIGQGYDDGLAGIASAFGVNLDDEPEPQPPAPPPSYPRTAPTMAFPAAPVPPPPAPQGQFAPPPPPPAPPQPASFSSQQGAQPVHSDLFDPSHAEVNGLGIQKQGGKMIKVGLNGEVMARSGSMVAYQGDLQFQALGSGGIGRAIQQHLTGEGVPLMKVTGRGDLFLANSAADVHIIDLDGTDGLTINGSNVLAFDATLRYDIGRVQGAAGYASNAGLFNCVFTGRGRIAITTHGTPVVLTVDAPTYADPQAAVAWSSSLQTGIKRNDSFGLGRLMGRSTGEASTLAFTGRGFVIVQPSELPPGGLIGGTGGGQQAGQSGGMFGGLLG from the coding sequence GTGACCGTGCTGGCTCCCGGCGAGAACCGGCCCGCGCCGGGTGATCCGCTGACCGTCACCGTGGCGAGTTCGGCGTCGGTCGACGTGTCCGCGCTGCTGCTGAACAGCGCGGGCACGGTGCGCTCCGACGCCGATTTCGTCTTCTTCAACCAGCCCACCGGCCCCGGCGTGGTCTACCGGCACGGCAACGGCGGGCCCGATGTGGTGCAGGTGCAGACCTCGGCACTGCCCGCCGACATCGACCGGGTGGTCGTCACCGCCAGCCTCGACGGCCGCGGACCCGCCACCTTCGCCGGCGTCGGGCAGCTCACCGCCACCATCGGATCCGCTTCCGGGACACTGTCTTTCCCGATCTCCGGGCTCACCACCGAGAGCGGCGTGGTGTGCGTGGAGATCTACCGGCGCGGCGACGCCTGGAAGGTCAGGGCGATCGGGCAGGGCTACGACGACGGGCTCGCCGGCATCGCCTCGGCCTTCGGGGTGAACCTCGACGACGAACCCGAACCGCAGCCGCCCGCCCCGCCGCCGTCGTACCCGCGGACCGCGCCCACCATGGCCTTCCCGGCCGCGCCCGTGCCGCCGCCCCCGGCGCCGCAGGGCCAGTTCGCCCCGCCCCCACCACCCCCGGCGCCGCCGCAACCAGCCTCGTTCTCTTCCCAGCAAGGAGCCCAGCCCGTGCACAGCGACCTGTTCGACCCTTCGCATGCCGAGGTCAACGGCCTCGGGATCCAGAAGCAGGGCGGCAAGATGATCAAGGTCGGCCTCAACGGTGAGGTGATGGCCCGCAGCGGTTCGATGGTCGCCTACCAGGGCGACCTGCAGTTCCAGGCGCTCGGCTCCGGCGGCATCGGCCGCGCGATCCAGCAGCACCTGACCGGCGAGGGCGTGCCGCTGATGAAGGTGACCGGCCGGGGCGACCTGTTCCTGGCCAACAGCGCCGCCGACGTGCACATCATCGACCTCGACGGCACCGACGGCCTGACCATCAACGGCTCCAACGTGCTGGCCTTCGACGCCACCCTGCGCTACGACATCGGCCGGGTGCAGGGCGCCGCGGGCTACGCCTCCAACGCGGGCCTGTTCAACTGTGTGTTCACCGGCCGCGGCCGCATCGCCATCACCACCCACGGCACTCCGGTGGTGCTCACCGTCGACGCGCCGACCTACGCCGACCCGCAGGCCGCCGTCGCCTGGTCGTCGAGCCTGCAGACCGGCATCAAGCGCAACGACTCGTTCGGCCTGGGCAGGCTGATGGGCCGCAGCACCGGCGAGGCGTCCACGCTGGCGTTCACCGGCCGCGGTTTCGTCATCGTGCAGCCCTCGGAGCTGCCGCCGGGCGGGCTCATCGGCGGCACCGGCGGCGGACAGCAGGCCGGTCAGTCGGGCGGCATGTTCGGCGGCCTGCTCGGATAG
- a CDS encoding GNAT family N-acetyltransferase: MTTATGTGYLIRTAEPADLPGARSVMLDTFYRVFGIGYLPEHHQDVIDPASTYLDHPGNRLWVAEHEGAIVATTAIRAKGPAHPPHPAELAARYPDPTTAQLFRVYVRPEHHRRGLATRLVAAAIDHVRATPAFDRLYLHTDARTPGALEFWLTFGHIVHDARGPHDGFQTVHLEIPLDRAGRADL, encoded by the coding sequence ATGACCACCGCCACCGGCACCGGCTACCTGATCCGCACCGCCGAGCCCGCGGATCTGCCCGGCGCCCGCAGCGTCATGCTCGACACCTTCTACCGCGTCTTCGGCATCGGCTACCTGCCCGAACACCACCAGGACGTGATCGATCCGGCGAGCACCTACCTGGACCACCCGGGCAACCGGCTGTGGGTGGCCGAGCACGAGGGCGCCATCGTGGCCACCACCGCGATCCGCGCCAAGGGTCCCGCCCATCCACCGCATCCCGCCGAACTGGCGGCCCGCTACCCCGATCCCACCACCGCCCAGCTGTTCCGGGTCTACGTCCGCCCGGAGCACCACCGGCGCGGGCTGGCGACCCGGCTGGTGGCCGCCGCGATCGACCATGTCCGCGCCACACCGGCATTCGACCGGCTCTACCTGCACACCGACGCGCGCACCCCGGGCGCGCTCGAATTCTGGCTCACCTTCGGCCACATCGTGCACGACGCCCGCGGCCCGCACGACGGGTTCCAGACCGTCCACCTGGAGATTCCGCTGGACCGCGCGGGGCGGGCGGACCTGTGA